From Xenopus laevis strain J_2021 chromosome 7L, Xenopus_laevis_v10.1, whole genome shotgun sequence, one genomic window encodes:
- the XB986081.L gene encoding provisional ortholog of sulfotransferase family 2B member 1 L homeolog produces the protein MSFDNFTYKGATFCVSVHSEEILKKVEDEFQVLDDDIFNITYPKSGTHWMSEILNLIKQNGDPTFVNSIPMWSRSPWYETIAGYDEAEKLTSPRIISSHIPYHIFSKSFFKSKAKVVYTMRNPKDVIVSMFYFSKILKIFKEPESFEAQLENFFKSNGMYGSWFDHVKGWMQMAGKDNFFYITYEELQQDLRGSVVRICKFLGKELNDEEINSVVKYSSFKVMKENKMSNLTQIPDDVLDKSKGTLMRKGVSGDWKNHFTVAQSEKFDKDYQENMKDLNIKFFWQETKKQ, from the exons ATGTCATTCGACAATTTCACATATAAAGGAGCCACTTTTTGTGTCTCTGTACACTCCGAGGAGATACTCAAGAAAGTAGAAGATGAATTCCAAGTCTTGGATGATGATATTTTCAATATTACCTATCCTAAATCAG gtACCCACTGGATGTCAGAGATTTTGAATCTGATCAAGCAGAATGGAGATCCAACCTTTGTCAATTCCATACCGATGTGGTCAAGGTCCCCATGGTATGAAACTATTGCGGGCTATGATGAAGCAGAAAAGCTCACCTCTCCGCGGATAATTTCATCTCATATTCCCTACCACATTTTTTCAAAGTCATTCTTCAAGTCCAAGGCTAAG GTTGTTTACACAATGCGCAACCCAAAGGATGTCATCGTGTCCATGTTTTACTTCTCTAAAATACTGAAGATCTTTAAAGAACCAGAAAGTTTTGAAGCTCAAttagaaaacttttttaaaagcaatG GAATGTATGGATCATGGTTTGATCATGTGAAAGGCTGGATGCAAATGGCGGGCAAGGACAACTTTTTCTACATTACCTACGAGGAGCTTCAGCAG GATCTGCGGGGCAGTGTAGTGAGAATCTGCAAGTTCCTGGGAAAGGAGTTAAACGATGAAGAAATCAACTCGGTTGTAAAATATTCTTCTTTTAAAGTCATGAAGGAGAACAAGATGTCCAACTTGACTCAAATCCCAGATGATGTTTTAGATAAAAGTAAAGGCACCTTAATGCGAAAAG GAGTTTCTGGAGACTGGAAGAACCATTTCACTGTAGCTCAGAGTGAAAAATTTGATAAGGATTATCAAGAAAACATGAAAGATCTgaacattaaatttttttggcaagaaacaaaaaaacaataa